A genome region from Sceloporus undulatus isolate JIND9_A2432 ecotype Alabama chromosome 1, SceUnd_v1.1, whole genome shotgun sequence includes the following:
- the TC2N gene encoding tandem C2 domains nuclear protein isoform X2, translated as MAKEFIKNCCRGCLYIGKEKHDGTVITSFGDRKTELSGAYQQRPLVDVVYNPFYIHQQPPPLSPELARCRLEKLDSRRLYGSVCDLRSSTLPGASSLSHSMFDLTSPPHRFIQRYDSASSVPSSTSSRKGSQGSNRSLDTITLSSDEREFGRLNVKVCYLLPVEQIWITILRCKDLSWSSSCGEKPHISIKGVLTLPKPVHFRCLAKEASSDIEFMETFVFAIKLQLLQTAKLVLKVQAQIPRKKTIGECILPLRELSSQEIEYWLMITPPSKTSVCPAELKIGTCFQAVNSRIQLQILEAQNLPSSSTPLSSNFFVKVSMLSVEGLVDKKKTRLLKSTNGQVKWGETMLFPVSQNEHGINFLIKLYSRSSVRRKHFVGQVWLSSNSNSVEAADQWQDTIANPEKVVVKWHNISSAC; from the exons ATGGCAAAAGAATTCATCAAAAACTGTTGCAGAGGCTGTCTATATATTGGGAAAGAAAAGCACGATG GTACTGTAATTACATCTTTTGGTGACCGAAAAACAGAACTTTCTGGTGCATACCAGCAGAGACCTCTTGTTGATGTGGTCTATAACCCGTTTTATATACACCAGCAGCCACCACCTCTTTCCCCAGAGTTGGCTCGATGCCGCCTAGAGAAATTGGACAGTAGGAGACTGTATGGGTCAG TTTGTGACTTACGGAGCAGCACATTGCCAGGTGCATCCTCTCTAAGCCATTCTATGTTTGATCTTACCAGTCCACCCCACCGCTTTATCCAG aGATATGATTCAGCGTCTAGTGTTCCAAGCAGCACCTCCTCCAGGAAGGGATCACAAGGAAGTAACAGGAGTTTAG ATACCATTACATTGTCAAGTGATGAAAGAGAATTTGGCAGACTTAACGTGAAGGTGTGCTATCTTCTTCCTGTGGAACAAATCTGGATCACAATCTTGCGA TGCAAAGATCTGAGTTGGTCTTCTAGCTGTGGTGAAAAACCCCACATTTCCATCAAGGGAGTCCTTACGCTGCCCAAACCAGTTCATTTCAGGTGTTTGGCAAAAGAAGCTTCCAGT GACATAGAATTTATGGAAACCTTTGTGTTTGCTATTAAATTGCAACTCCTGCAGACTGCAAAATTAGTGCTCAAAGTACAAGCTCAGATTCCCAGGAAGAAAACCATAGGAGAATGCATTTTGCCACTGCGAGAGCTCAGTTCACAAGAAATTGAGTACTGGTTGATGATTACACCTCCTTCCAAAACTTCA GTGTGCCCTGCAGAATTGAAAATAGGCACCTGTTTTCAAGCAGTAAACAGCCGGATCCAGTTGCAAATTCTTGAAGCCCAGAACCTTCCAAGCTCATCCACACCACTGTCATCAA ATTTTTTTGTAAAGGTTTCCATGCTTAGTGTGGAAGGACTTGTTGATAAAAAAAAGACCCGACTACTAAAATCTACAAATGGACAAGTGAAATGGGGAGAAACTATGCTTTTTCCAGTGAGCCAGAATGAACATGGGATAAACTTTCTTATCAAACTCTACAGCAGGAGCTCAGTGAGAAGAAAACACTTCGTTGGACAG GTCTGGCTAAGCAGTAACAGCAACAGTGTTGAAGCTGCCGATCAGTGGCAAGACACAATTGCCAATCCAGAGAAGGTTGTGGTCAAATGGCATAACATCAGTTCAGCATGCTGA
- the TC2N gene encoding tandem C2 domains nuclear protein isoform X1: MAKEFIKNCCRGCLYIGKEKHDASLEQESELAAKYRSNIVEKPPLSSVSMKRQVGCSEDYLLSKLPPGGKEVPFVVPQFKLAYVQPKNLGNTHLGGIQGTVITSFGDRKTELSGAYQQRPLVDVVYNPFYIHQQPPPLSPELARCRLEKLDSRRLYGSVCDLRSSTLPGASSLSHSMFDLTSPPHRFIQRYDSASSVPSSTSSRKGSQGSNRSLDTITLSSDEREFGRLNVKVCYLLPVEQIWITILRCKDLSWSSSCGEKPHISIKGVLTLPKPVHFRCLAKEASSDIEFMETFVFAIKLQLLQTAKLVLKVQAQIPRKKTIGECILPLRELSSQEIEYWLMITPPSKTSVCPAELKIGTCFQAVNSRIQLQILEAQNLPSSSTPLSSNFFVKVSMLSVEGLVDKKKTRLLKSTNGQVKWGETMLFPVSQNEHGINFLIKLYSRSSVRRKHFVGQVWLSSNSNSVEAADQWQDTIANPEKVVVKWHNISSAC; this comes from the exons ATGGCAAAAGAATTCATCAAAAACTGTTGCAGAGGCTGTCTATATATTGGGAAAGAAAAGCACGATG CCTCTCTGGAGCAGGAGTCTGAGCTCGCGGCCAAATATAGATCAAACATTGTGGAGAAACCTCCTTTGTCTTCCGTGTCGATGAAACGGCAAGTTGGGTGTTCAGAAGACTATCTTCTTTCCAAGCTCCCTCCAGGTGGCAAGGAAGTACCTTTTGTGGTTCCTCAGTTCAAACTTGCCTATGTCCAGCCCAAGAACCTTGGTAATACACATCTTGGAGGAATTCAAG GTACTGTAATTACATCTTTTGGTGACCGAAAAACAGAACTTTCTGGTGCATACCAGCAGAGACCTCTTGTTGATGTGGTCTATAACCCGTTTTATATACACCAGCAGCCACCACCTCTTTCCCCAGAGTTGGCTCGATGCCGCCTAGAGAAATTGGACAGTAGGAGACTGTATGGGTCAG TTTGTGACTTACGGAGCAGCACATTGCCAGGTGCATCCTCTCTAAGCCATTCTATGTTTGATCTTACCAGTCCACCCCACCGCTTTATCCAG aGATATGATTCAGCGTCTAGTGTTCCAAGCAGCACCTCCTCCAGGAAGGGATCACAAGGAAGTAACAGGAGTTTAG ATACCATTACATTGTCAAGTGATGAAAGAGAATTTGGCAGACTTAACGTGAAGGTGTGCTATCTTCTTCCTGTGGAACAAATCTGGATCACAATCTTGCGA TGCAAAGATCTGAGTTGGTCTTCTAGCTGTGGTGAAAAACCCCACATTTCCATCAAGGGAGTCCTTACGCTGCCCAAACCAGTTCATTTCAGGTGTTTGGCAAAAGAAGCTTCCAGT GACATAGAATTTATGGAAACCTTTGTGTTTGCTATTAAATTGCAACTCCTGCAGACTGCAAAATTAGTGCTCAAAGTACAAGCTCAGATTCCCAGGAAGAAAACCATAGGAGAATGCATTTTGCCACTGCGAGAGCTCAGTTCACAAGAAATTGAGTACTGGTTGATGATTACACCTCCTTCCAAAACTTCA GTGTGCCCTGCAGAATTGAAAATAGGCACCTGTTTTCAAGCAGTAAACAGCCGGATCCAGTTGCAAATTCTTGAAGCCCAGAACCTTCCAAGCTCATCCACACCACTGTCATCAA ATTTTTTTGTAAAGGTTTCCATGCTTAGTGTGGAAGGACTTGTTGATAAAAAAAAGACCCGACTACTAAAATCTACAAATGGACAAGTGAAATGGGGAGAAACTATGCTTTTTCCAGTGAGCCAGAATGAACATGGGATAAACTTTCTTATCAAACTCTACAGCAGGAGCTCAGTGAGAAGAAAACACTTCGTTGGACAG GTCTGGCTAAGCAGTAACAGCAACAGTGTTGAAGCTGCCGATCAGTGGCAAGACACAATTGCCAATCCAGAGAAGGTTGTGGTCAAATGGCATAACATCAGTTCAGCATGCTGA